The genomic window ACTCTTTTGATATAAATTAAATTGTCCCCCACTTATAGAACGTTCTAATGTATAAGATTTCTTTTTTGCTTCTATTTCTAAATAAATACTATTATAATTTTTCGCTTCGGGTGGAACTCTTTCTAAAGTTTGCCCTCCTAACATATAGTTTAAGCAGTCAAAAATAAAAGATTTACCTGTACTAGTAGGGCCACTAATAACATTTAATCCTTTCTTAAATTCAATTTCAGCAGGCTTTAAATTACTTCCTGTCAGTATCAATTTACTAATTAAAAATCCTTCCTTCATTTTAAATAATATCTAAATTAGAATTTCCATTTTTAATAAAATCCATCATAATTTCTTTCAGTGTCTTAGAATTTAAATTTTCTAAATATTCATTAACCCATATCGATCTTGTCTGAAGGTTTAATAAATACTCTTCACTTAGAGTATCTAAAAAAGTAGTAGATTGATCAGATGCAATATACTCTATTCCTTGATCTGTATATAGTTTTTCAATTAGTCCTTTTTCAATAAATAAATCAATACTTGAAAGAATCATTTCTCTTCGAATTAGCAATTCTCCTTTTCTATTTTGAACCGAGGGATGAAGACTTATCATTTTAAAATCAAAATCCCCACTATGAACGGTTAAGTAATCGAGATAGACTATTGATTGTAAATCATATGACTTTGGATAAGTAGCATTTAAAACAGATAAAATTCTTAACCCTGTTTCTATTTTGTTGTTAAAAGGATGTATTATGTAATTATTCATTTTCCCAATTTATTTTTCCCATATTGGAAAGTTGATGACAAATACCTATTCTATCTTGCGGTTTACTTACGTCCTTTAAAGGATTTGATGTTATTTGAATTTGTTGAGCTTTATCTTCACTCATTTTGACCTTCTCATAACTATCAACATGGTTAGTCAATAGTGTATTCGCAATTCCACTAAATATTTCTTCTTGAAAATCCTCATACGTATTTATTGGAAGACTATCTCTATACAATACTCGAAGTTGCTCTGCAAAATGAAAACCTTCTCTGGCTTTTTTAAAATGAATTAGGTAACTTTTATCTATGTCACTCGTTTTTATAAATTTGCATTTACCTGTAGAATTATATGCATTTAAGAGGTTATTCACATACACAAGTTCATGACTTTGAACATTAATAGGAATATCTTTTTCAGTAACTTTTGGTCTATCGGGTAAGCTCCCTCCAAAACGTGCTAAATGATTTGAATGATTGACGTGTTCTTTTAAGACATCTTTTCTTTGGACTTTACCGAAAATTGAAAAATCAAATTTTTCAAAATATTCTAGTAGTTTTTCTTCTAACAAAATAGTTTTGTTTGTAATTTGGTTTGCACAATGTTTTTCCCAATTTTCTTTGATTTCTGATTTTAGTTTTTCGGGATTAATAAGTAATTTAGATAGTTTTGTTCCACAATCTTGTGGCGCAACAAAATAATATTTTTGAGGAACTGGGTATTCTTTAATAAATGAGTAGTAAATAATTTTAGCAAATTCGCAATATACATTTGAAGGTGTTATAGGTGCCTTATAATGCTTACACTGATAACAATCCCAACGATAGTCTAAATTTCCAACAGGATTATCTATATAAGCAACAACATCTCTTCCCATATCTCCAGCACCTCCAAATTTTTCAATTGAGTGATACACAGATTTTTTTAAATCTAACCATTCTTCAATAAATTCTTCCCATTCATCTGGATAAAAGCTTTCAATACGCTTAATAGGAATAATATGTTGCCCATAAATTATTCTACTTGAAGAAGTATATTTAATCATAATTTTGTAACTGGTTTTATCTAGATCATAAATCTTCTATTGCATCCAAATTTATATTCTACAAATAATTAAATTATTTTATCTAAGAAATTTCAAATCTAATTACTTATTTTTTAGTTATTTTACGGATAACCGTATTCTTATTTTTTTATTTCTCAAAAGTAAAAATTAACTTATATTTTGGTACAGGTATTTATACCTGTTAGGAAAACAAACTTAAATCCCAAAAAAGCTTTTAGCATTCCTCGTCGTTTCCTCCGCAACTTTATCCAAAGCAATTCCTTTAAACTGTGCAATTGTTCCGGCAACATACGGCAGAAAAGCAGGTTCGCAACGGCGTTCGTGGTATTTCTTTAAAAGGCTGTTCGGGACATTTTTAGGAAGCATAAACGGCGCATCGGTTTCGATCATCATTCGGTCGAGCGGTACGTACTGAATGACTTCTTTTAAATGGCTGAAACGTTTGGCATCTGAAATCGCTCCCGTAAAACCGAGATAAAATCCGTTATCGAGATAGGTTTTGGCTTCCTGCAACTTTCCTGTAAAACAATGCACAACGGCTATTGGCAATTGCGGTAAATAGTCTTTGGTGATATTCATAAAGCTGTCAAAAGCGGCTCTTTCGTGCAAAAACAAAGGTTTCTGTACTTCGATCGCCAATTCTAATTGGGCTTTATAACATTCTTCCTGTTTCTTTCTGGGCGAAAAGTCACGATCAAAATCGAGTCCGCATTCCCCAACCGAAATGACTTGTTTCTGTTTTAATAAATTCCGCAGTCGTGAAATGCTTTTTTCATCAAAACTCTTCGCATCATGCGGGTGAATTCCGGCCGTCGAATATAATATTCCCGGATATTGTTTTGCGATTTCTAATGAAGCTTCGCTGTTTCGTACTCTTGTGCCCGTGAGTATCATCTGCGATACGTCGGCGTCGAGCGCGTCTTGTACGACATCGTCTATGTCGTTTTGGAATTGTTTATTGGTCAAATTAATTCCGATATCTATGTATGTTTTCATTTCTTTTTTGTTTTTGCCACGAAGGCGCTAAGGCACAAAGTTTTCTATTCTTTGGTGTGGTTAGTATTATTTTTTAAGCGTAATATTTGTCATTTCGACGAAGGAGAAATCTCCACAAGTAGCTCCGCAACGTGAGTCCTATCTTTGTAGAGTTTCTCGTGGAGATTTCTCCTCCGTCGAAATGACATACGGTGAGGAAAAACCTTTGCGAACCTTGCGTATCCCGAGGCTTCGGGATTGCGTCCTTTTCGGTTAACATCAGTACAAAGTGTTAGACCCACTGCAGTGCGCCTCTACGCTGAAAACTGCGACTGCGACTGAACATTAGAAATGAGCCTCTATACTCAAAACCGCGACCGCGACTGAAAACTAAAAATCAATCCTCTCGGCTTCCGTCATCAGCCATTCTCACCAACTTCGGTGTAAACTTCGCAACCACATCAACCAAATCTTGTTGTGCTTCCATCACTTGGTTGATATCTTTATACGCCATTGGCGCTTCGTCCAGACCTGCACCGATAAGCGTCACGCCATGATCTTGCAGGATGGATTTCATCTCCGTTTTGGTAATGTTTTTTATGGCTTGGGTTCTGCTCATTTGTCGTCCTGCTCCGTGTGAAGCCGAATTAATGGCGTTCTCCTCGCCTTTTCCTCTCACCAAAAATCCTGGCGCAGTCATACTTCCCGGAATGATTCCCATAACGCCTTTTCCGGCTGGAGTTGCTCCTTTTCTATGCACGATCACTTCTTCGCCGTTCCAGATTTCTTTCCACGCAAAATTATGGTGGTTTTCGACTTTGGCTAAAATTGTCGCACCCAAAGCGCGTTCCATTTTGTTATGAATAATCTCGTGACAAGCCGAAGCGTAATCGCCCGCCAAATTCATCGCCATCCAGTATTCCTGACCCAATTGTGAGTTCATATCCAGATACGCTAAGTTTTTGGCCACTTCTGGAAGTTTACATTCCTCTTTGGCGATTTTTGTATAATGTCCTGCGATTGTGGCACCCATTCCGCGTGAACCAGAATGCGTTAACAAAGCGACATATTTTCCTTTTGGGATATTCAAAACCGCATCGTCTTTAGAAAATTCCATGATTCCAAATTCCACAAAGTGATTTCCACCACCTGAAGAACCTAATTGTGACCAGGCTTTATCCTTCAAATTCTTCACAAACGGATTCATATTGAAAGTCTCGTTCTCCAAAACCGCATGATCTGATTTGTACTGACCGTGAAATCCGTGACCCGCTCCAAAAATCGAATTGGCTATTAATTCTCTTTTGAATTTGGCTTCGTTTTCAAAGTAAAAAGCTTCAGGAATATCATAAACCGACAACGCCATTCTACACCCAATATCAACTCCAACACCATACGGAATAATGGCATTTTTTGTGGCTAGAACTCCGCCAATCGGCAGTCCGTAACCTTGGTGCGCGTCTGGCATTAAAGCTCCCGCAACTGTCACTGGCAATTTCATCGCAACTTCCATTTGTTTTCTGGCTCCGTCTTCGATATGATCTAATCCATACGCCGAATACGCATTCGGATTCTGATTTAAAGCGATAAAATCTTCTGGTTTTTCATTTGATTTTTCGATTAAAGCGACAGCCAATTTGCTGAAGATTTTATCGTCTATATAATTCTCCGGAGTTTCTAAGACGTTTTTGAAATTGGCAATCATTTCGTCTCTTGTGAATCCGTTTCTTTTGCTGTTTATTTTTAAGGCAATCCCAATTATTTTTCCTTCTGGAAATCCTAATTCTAGTATATCTGTACCGTTTATTTGTGTTTTCATTGTTTCTTTTTTAAGGGACAAAGGTCCAAAGG from Flavobacterium fluviale includes these protein-coding regions:
- a CDS encoding TatD family hydrolase, coding for MKTYIDIGINLTNKQFQNDIDDVVQDALDADVSQMILTGTRVRNSEASLEIAKQYPGILYSTAGIHPHDAKSFDEKSISRLRNLLKQKQVISVGECGLDFDRDFSPRKKQEECYKAQLELAIEVQKPLFLHERAAFDSFMNITKDYLPQLPIAVVHCFTGKLQEAKTYLDNGFYLGFTGAISDAKRFSHLKEVIQYVPLDRMMIETDAPFMLPKNVPNSLLKKYHERRCEPAFLPYVAGTIAQFKGIALDKVAEETTRNAKSFFGI
- a CDS encoding ABC-three component system middle component 2 → MNNYIIHPFNNKIETGLRILSVLNATYPKSYDLQSIVYLDYLTVHSGDFDFKMISLHPSVQNRKGELLIRREMILSSIDLFIEKGLIEKLYTDQGIEYIASDQSTTFLDTLSEEYLLNLQTRSIWVNEYLENLNSKTLKEIMMDFIKNGNSNLDII
- a CDS encoding RtcB family protein; its protein translation is MKTQINGTDILELGFPEGKIIGIALKINSKRNGFTRDEMIANFKNVLETPENYIDDKIFSKLAVALIEKSNEKPEDFIALNQNPNAYSAYGLDHIEDGARKQMEVAMKLPVTVAGALMPDAHQGYGLPIGGVLATKNAIIPYGVGVDIGCRMALSVYDIPEAFYFENEAKFKRELIANSIFGAGHGFHGQYKSDHAVLENETFNMNPFVKNLKDKAWSQLGSSGGGNHFVEFGIMEFSKDDAVLNIPKGKYVALLTHSGSRGMGATIAGHYTKIAKEECKLPEVAKNLAYLDMNSQLGQEYWMAMNLAGDYASACHEIIHNKMERALGATILAKVENHHNFAWKEIWNGEEVIVHRKGATPAGKGVMGIIPGSMTAPGFLVRGKGEENAINSASHGAGRQMSRTQAIKNITKTEMKSILQDHGVTLIGAGLDEAPMAYKDINQVMEAQQDLVDVVAKFTPKLVRMADDGSRED
- a CDS encoding ABC-three component system protein translates to MIKYTSSSRIIYGQHIIPIKRIESFYPDEWEEFIEEWLDLKKSVYHSIEKFGGAGDMGRDVVAYIDNPVGNLDYRWDCYQCKHYKAPITPSNVYCEFAKIIYYSFIKEYPVPQKYYFVAPQDCGTKLSKLLINPEKLKSEIKENWEKHCANQITNKTILLEEKLLEYFEKFDFSIFGKVQRKDVLKEHVNHSNHLARFGGSLPDRPKVTEKDIPINVQSHELVYVNNLLNAYNSTGKCKFIKTSDIDKSYLIHFKKAREGFHFAEQLRVLYRDSLPINTYEDFQEEIFSGIANTLLTNHVDSYEKVKMSEDKAQQIQITSNPLKDVSKPQDRIGICHQLSNMGKINWENE